AAGATGGCAGTGCAGCTGAAACTGCAGGTTTGACTGCTGGTGAGCAGGTTTCCACTTCCTCTTCTTAGAGTGTTACTCACCCCACCCATTTCACCTGACCCTGTTTACACGGCACTTTCCCACCAGCCCACATGCCATCTACATTTTAACACAGCTGATGCATTGCTCTCTTTGGTCGTTATGGACTGTTGTGCTTTCTcacatatataaatttttttcaatATACAGCACCATAATCTATCTGACAATTTAAATTCAatgcatctttatttttatattaccaatatattatattacaattttatgaatttataatatatatatatgtgtgtgtgtgtgtgtgtgtgtgtgtgtgtgtgtcttaattGGCCATTCACTTTTGGACCCTCAGAATTAAGCAGTCCTTAAAATGACTCTCTTTTAAGACTTTATTGTTGTGATTGGTTATTACACATTATTTCCATATTACTTTGAGTCGTTAGTATAACCAAAATGAATTAGTTAAATAATGAGAGGTTTTCCAAATTCTGTCTGCCACTGATGGCCGCATGAATATTTTCACCTCTTAACAAGCATTaagaaggttaaataaaaaaatgaacaagtATGTGTTTGTTTGAGTTTATGTGTgcgcggtgtgtgttgtgattagcAGCTCTGAGTACAGAGTGttagtcatttatatatatatttatttaattatttttaatctctctctctctctctctctctctctctctctctttgatagGAGACATCATATTGTCAGTAAATGGTGTCAGTATTGAGGGATCTACCCACCAGCACATTATTGAGTTGATTCAAGAATCTAATAACATGCTGAAGTgagtaaaagtatatatatatatatatatatatatatatatatatatatatatatatatatatatatatatatttgtgctgtGGTCACAAATGATTCCTCAAATAATGCAGCTTGATGTGAAAAGATGTGTGCTAATAAGTGATCAGATTAATGAAAGATAAAAAAGATGGAAAACAAAACTCTTAGGGAGACCTGGCGCCAGCTGCACAAATTCCTAACATTTGTGAGTATAGTTAGAATCTACTTTGACAGGATAAACTGAAATTCATGACATTtcaacacatatatattatgcaaatacACACTTTGCAGAGAGTTTGCAACCTACTAACTACAGCAAATGTAAGTCAAATGTGATGTAACCAAAATTAGTTACAAACTAGTTTGTTGTTACTAACTCTCCACTGTGGACATCTTCATTCAAATTAAGTAAGAACTTACAAATGGCTGGTGTAACCCTGATCCATATCTAAGGACAAAAATATCACTAACCCTTTTGACATGCCAAAGTGGCTTTGCCAAAGACACTTCTGTGCAATCAACTACCAACCACCCTGAACACACTAGCCaccagtaataaaaaaataaaataaaaataaacaattagttGTGTGGgtctgatgtaaaaaaaaaaaaaaaatcatatatttattagaatttttctcTCTTCTTGTTCTTCTATGTGAAGGTTAGAGACGGTCAGTGGGAATGTTGTGAAGAGAATTGAATTAGAGAAAAAGATGCGCTATCTTAAGGTGTGTATTTTTGGAtgattgtgtgtgtttacacatgTACACAAAGCTGAAATTTTACTCAGAAAGACTGAGAAGTTTCAGGAAGTATGtattgtgtgtaatatatatatatatatgtatatatgtttctaTGAGGGCTAAAGTGTCTAAATGAATGCTGATCAACAGACAGTACACACATTCATCAGAACATGACTCATAGATGCTGATCTTGTTCCTGTGTTTTCCCTCGTCACAGCAAACCCTTCGTGAGAAATGGGTGGAACTGCAATCTCTCACACTTCAGGAAAAGCGTCTTACtcgaggtgagaaaaaaaaagaaagaaaaaaagaagttatATACAACTGTTCAGACAGAGGCCACTGTCTGACAGAAGAGATAAATCTGCCTGAGTGAGTTCCAGTTGAGTTTGCAACATGGATTTGAATCAAATGAATTTAGaaaattttaaaattacaaaaataatgcacAAATGGTGAATGTTAAAAGGTTTACATCCCGTTGGTTCTTTTTATGAGGTAGCTTCTTCAGTGATTAAGTATGGTTTGTGATAGTTGTACATGAGTTCCTGCTTTGTTTTTGAAGCTGTTTAGCAAACGCTGTTTAAGCAAAGTTGTTAAGAAACCCTCATCATTTCCAACTGTGCCCTTTGTCTGATATACTCTGATGCTGAAGAGGATGATATTTTACCTGATGTTGAATAACTCTACATTACAGGGGTCTCTCTCTGTGTTCCAGGTAATTTGAATGAGAGTGCTCAGAGTCTGTCTGTCGACTCTCTGATGTCTCTCTCATCTCCAACTGGCCGCTCTGGGCAGCGTTTTTCCAGTGACAGCAGTTGCCGCAGCATAATGACAGATGATAGTGAGGATGGAGCCTTCATGTCATCAGTATTTGATGACTCAAGTCCGTTCAGCCCAACTGAGCCAAACGGAGGCTTCTTCCAGCTGGAAGGGGGGGCCTTGCAACCCCTGACAAGAACACGCAGCATTAGCCTGGCCAGCAGTAACGGTTCACTCTCCCCAAGCTGGGAAAATTCATCTTCTTCCATCTTTGGGACGCTGCCAAGGAGAGGCAGGAAAGGTAGTGTCCGCAAGCACCTTCTAAAGTTCATACCTGGACTGAATCACTCTGTAGAGGAAGAAGAGGGCAactaaaacataatttctacCACCATTGACTGCTGATCTGATGAATCCTTTGACATTGAGCAGTAGGAGATTCAACCAGTTAAAGAAAACATCAAAACGTTATAGAAAAAATGCTATAAAAGAACTGATGGGCATTCATGACTTACCTGCTTTAAGTGTTGAAGAAATGAGGGGAGGAATCTCACATGAGCATTACGGACTGCATGGACGCAACCTTTGTgttattttctgtgttttttttttttgtttttttttcaaaagggaCCAAAGCATTACGACTTCCCTAAGATTCAGCACTGAAATAAACAACTGGCATTAACCAAACTGAAAAGCAACtgcattgaaatatattttttagaattgCGTACACTGCTTCCACTGCTTTAATTGAGTGGTTTAGATTTAAGTCCCACAAGCTCATGAATGTGTCCTAGATACTCAAGATCTCGAAGTCTCACATCTGATATCTATAGATCGCATATCTATAGATCTCGTATCCACTGTAGCATACAAAAGACATAGGGGTGCTAGGAAGCTCTATCTCAACACAGGCTTGTTGTTTCATAATGTTAATTAATCATGCACCTTGCTACAGTCCAAAGTCTTAAACTTAACACAATGCAAgtgttagttacttttttagtCTTTCTTCTAAAGCCAATTTTCTCATTTAGACTACTGTCTTGGTGAAGCAAGAATCTGAAAAGAATGTAGCTACCTGAATAATAACATATCTGGTATAATTAGAGTAATACTACAGTATACTTCAGTAGTAGGGTCTAATAATGTAAGAATTAGGCTGATAAtacacagggcaactttttgagcaatttaGACGGGCagctttttttttagcaatgttgCTTGGGTACTTTCACATTGAGAATTGATAACACATGTCTGTCTGGATACTTTAGGTTTGTCGTGGGCCCTGTGTCTCATCTGGTTGCCCGTTGACGGCAACATAGGTCAAAGTTCCTTGgaaacattgctcaaaaagttggcccatgtatcatcagccttCAGCCTTAAGTTTCAGGTCCAACAACATTTTCTGCTTGTAAAAATCCATCAGCCTGTACGCAAAATGGAGACCTTGAAAATACACACAGAATTGAATAATGCACAAAATTATTTAGCTGCACATAAAGGTCCcatgattaaaattatttatagtatAGAGTATTTAagacaatttataaaatatatctcTTAtagagtatatttttatttttactgtgttAGAAGTCATGTAATCCTGATCCCAGGTTAGTTTAGATCAAAACTTTAAATCCTTGACGGCATGAAAATCGGCTGCTCCGTAGTGAATGTGTGACATGAACATTAAGTGTTGAATTGAAAAGACTCGAAATGTCGAGTGACAGAGCTCCAAACCACAGCAGGTATAGAAATTCATAACAGGATGTGGTCTGATAGAGGTGCTACCATACCaccttcttttctttctttcttaagtgATCCCTTTAACAGACAGTTTTATTTAAtctaatttgaaatatattaatattataatattacaaataaagaattaatatatttaaactcagtttaaatatatgaataattataaattatattaaatacatgaTGAATGTGATAACCAATTTTTGGCATgtaattctttcttttttcttcttttgtattttatattcattttttttactttaatgatCACATTTAGAGGGGGATATTCttgtcacaaaataaaaataataataataataataataaaagaaaaggaaaaaagaaaataatgatcTCTTGCTGTTGCTGCTAGTCACCTGCATACAACACAGGAAATATGTACTTGAAACAGAAAGACTCTCCTTCAAATATAGTTCCCTTTTCTCTACTTTGTTTCATTTGACCATTTTGATTGGATTTCAGCATTATATTGTCCTCATTTAGTTAGttggcaaggttttttttttttttttttttttttttaattataatcaaCACTGATTATATGCATTTTCACAGTTCTCTTATGTTTTATgatcttttttatgttatataatatttaatagtttGGTATTCTATTTTGACTTTGTAGCTGGActcaaacattattatttttattatttatctttatttctttgtgTCTCAGTCCACAATACATTCAGAATGGTCATTTAGGAACCCAATAAAATAAGTTCTTTCAAAATTGTGCAACCCCATTTAACGTTATATTGAatataattattagcttttcatcagtTCACAATACTCCTGCAGTTCCTTCACGGACCCGTttaagtcaaatcaagtcaagcTTTATAAAGTACAATAATGATGCTTTACAAtgtcaaacattaaaatattttgtcaataatgcaagaaaaaaattacaaagaaaccATGATCTACTAAATAAGCACTGTTTACTCAGAGTAAACATGTACCAgataagataataaataaataatatattgatttgaCAGTTTCCAGACTCAGGTCACAACAGAATCAGTCATCAAAACATCAAAACAGTTAACACAGTGATTTCAAACACTTTGTAACTGTCCTAAACAAATTTTTATTACATGCAACGAGCTGTCCGTAAGTAAGTCTGTAGAGAGTCTTGTCtagttgtttgatcctgtttcagtcatagtctagtttgtaaagtgttagtctagttttgtcatctttcgtctgtctagcccttgttttgcgccctcgtgggttttgttttctgttttgtctccaataaatccttgtgagagcattctgtctgcatttgagttcatccTCCACTCCTCCACATGACAGAATGAACCGACCCCGCAAGAACTCAGCAGACGGGATGCTCTCCAATCGTCAGCGACAAGCGGATTCTCTTCGGCACTGCTGGTTGTCATCCCCTACTGACAGGAGGGGGGTCACCCTCCCATATTTGTCCGAGGGTGAGTGGATCCTGCAAAATTATGCCCGGCTATGGGAGAGTTTCTCCCAAGAGGAGTCGCAGGTTTCCCCCTCGAGGTCCCCACATTCACCCAGGCTGTCAGTGATCCCTGAGGGTCATGTCCTGGCTGTGGTTACCCAGGGGAATCAGGCtggctccacttccacccctgagGCTTCAGTCGTCCCCGAAATTCTCCGTGGCAAGCGAGGGAGACTGATTTCGTGGGATTCTTCATCCGAGTCATCCTCGACTGAGTCACCGCTGCCTGAGACTGCATCCCCAACTCAggtcacagatcccgctgagccTCTCCGGTTGGTCACAAGTCCGGCTATGACTACCTCACCGCGACCAAAGAGtaagaggaggagaaagggagcctctcgcccttcatctctgccagtcccagagcccgctactgcaagcgctgtcctgagcgctgtcccagagcccgctactgcgagcgctgtcccagagcccgctactgcgagcgctgtcccagagcccgctactgcgaGCGCGGTTCCCGAGCCCGCTACTGCGAGCGCGGTTcccgagcccgctactgcaagcgcggtTCCCGAGCCCGCAGTTGTG
The genomic region above belongs to Carassius carassius chromosome 11, fCarCar2.1, whole genome shotgun sequence and contains:
- the LOC132152358 gene encoding cytohesin-interacting protein-like; protein product: MMTSNKNFKAPLKQQSSLDSYIIDNSQKKKNILWRRRSFSSAKNSTIEEIKNGTLSRSKLHRTHSTSLVDYTDPQRTMVILEKQDNEAFGFEVQTYGLKVKNSSMVEMCTFVCSVQDGSAAETAGLTAGDIILSVNGVSIEGSTHQHIIELIQESNNMLKLETVSGNVVKRIELEKKMRYLKQTLREKWVELQSLTLQEKRLTRGNLNESAQSLSVDSLMSLSSPTGRSGQRFSSDSSCRSIMTDDSEDGAFMSSVFDDSSPFSPTEPNGGFFQLEGGALQPLTRTRSISLASSNGSLSPSWENSSSSIFGTLPRRGRKGSVRKHLLKFIPGLNHSVEEEEGN